The nucleotide sequence TGGCCGCGCGGCCTGAAAACACGGATTGGAGTAGGATTCGCTGATCAACAGCAATGGGAGGAGGCCTACGATGGCAGGCGACGTCCTGGTCCGCGTAGGGATCTGCGGCCTCGGTGTCGCGGCCCGGCAAGTCCGCAGCAGCATCGATCGCACCCGGGGCGCGAAGCTGACAGCCGTGTGTGACGTCCGAAAAAGCGAGGTCGACGCGTGGACAGAGCGGTACGACCTCGAAGGCTTCACCGACATCGCCGACCTGTGCCGGAGTAGCTCGGTCGACGCCATCTGGGTCGCCACCCCGAACAACTTGCACGCCGAGCACACGGTGATGGCGGCGGACCACGGGAAGCACGTGATCTGCGAGAAGCCGATGGCGATCTCCATCGACGAGGCTACGCGGATGGTGGACGCGATCGAGCGCAACGGCGTGAAGTACATCCAGGGGCATAGCCGCATTCACCGCCCCTACGTGCACAAGATGGGCGAGGTGATCGCCAGTGGCCGCTTGGGCCAGATCGTTCACATCAATAGCTGGATGTACAACGACTGGATGCAGCGCCCATGGGAAGTTCACTCGGTCGACGAGCGATTGGGGGGCGGTGTGGTCTTTCGGCAGGGCCCGCACCAGATGGACGTCGTCCGATATCTGGCCGGGGGGCTGGTGCGAAGCGTCCGGGGCACCGCCGGCTACTGGCACCCGCACTACCACGTGCCGGGCGACTACCACGCCTTCATCGACTTCGAGGACGGACCGACGGCGATGATCAGCTTCGTGGGTTACGGGAACTTCGACATCCGGGAGCTGACCTGGAACATCGGCGAGGGGGGCGGCATCGCATCCGATGACGTCGTGCTGGGGCCGAAGCCGCGCGCCACCGGCGACATCCCCGCAGACCAGTTCTACGCCCTCGACCAGTACTCCCTTGATGCCTTCGATCGGCGGGACCAGGCTCGCCGCAAGCAGGACTTCTTCGGCCTCATCGTCGTGAGCTGTGAGCGGGGGGACATCCGCCAATCACCGGATGGGCTGTTCGTCTACACCGAGAAGGGGCGCGAGGAGGTACTGCTCTCCGAGGAGGAGCTTCGAGCGGGTGAGATCCAGGCCCTGGTCGACGCGGTGAAGCAGGACGGGCCCGGGTTTCCGGACGTGCGCTGGGGCCGCGCGACGCTCGAGGCGTGCATGGCGATCAAGGAGTCCGGTCAACAGCGTCGGGAGATCATGATGCAGCACCAGGTCCCTTCCCCGCTTCGGCCGGCGCTCCAACGGATCGGAACGCGCGCGCCGCGCGGCTAGCGGACTACCGCAGCTCCCAGGTGTGGACGTTCCACGTCGTCGAGCTGTCGGGCGAGGCCACCTGCGGCCCATGGAGGGCCGCCACGTACGCGGTGATTCCCGGATTGAAGTTGATGGCGATCGCGGGCAGCTCATCGCTGAATATGTGCACCATCTGCGCGATCTGATGGATGCGCTCGGTTCGGTCGAGCGTCGTATTGAACGCGTCTACGAGGCGATCGTACTCCGCGTTCGACCACGAGCTTCGGTTCGTCCCGTTCCACCGGTTCTCCGGTCGC is from Chloroflexota bacterium and encodes:
- a CDS encoding Gfo/Idh/MocA family oxidoreductase gives rise to the protein MAGDVLVRVGICGLGVAARQVRSSIDRTRGAKLTAVCDVRKSEVDAWTERYDLEGFTDIADLCRSSSVDAIWVATPNNLHAEHTVMAADHGKHVICEKPMAISIDEATRMVDAIERNGVKYIQGHSRIHRPYVHKMGEVIASGRLGQIVHINSWMYNDWMQRPWEVHSVDERLGGGVVFRQGPHQMDVVRYLAGGLVRSVRGTAGYWHPHYHVPGDYHAFIDFEDGPTAMISFVGYGNFDIRELTWNIGEGGGIASDDVVLGPKPRATGDIPADQFYALDQYSLDAFDRRDQARRKQDFFGLIVVSCERGDIRQSPDGLFVYTEKGREEVLLSEEELRAGEIQALVDAVKQDGPGFPDVRWGRATLEACMAIKESGQQRREIMMQHQVPSPLRPALQRIGTRAPRG